One Tolypothrix bouteillei VB521301 DNA window includes the following coding sequences:
- a CDS encoding protein kinase domain-containing protein, with amino-acid sequence MAKKKILILASLPNNHSYLDLKTEINKITTAYAKFNQLENTIKEKGNNVFEITTISNVSLKTMSEAIQTEKPSIVHFCGHGMENGCLIFESDNGTAEPVKPEGLAAFFKQHTSHVQCVLLNACYSAKTAHLMCQHINYVIGMNQEILDESAIKFAEGFYEYIANSHINNQNAIQQYSEIAKAFELGKARIQAKAESNFQEKIPVLEIKLAEKKKKLVSILPKARYTLDLSPPKEGSLAIVFKANDNILKRDVAIKVFYEENLQQPFDKGIQEAVKISDRSNFITIYDVNLNKIPYYYVMQYVEGKTLREKINTRDKLRFNDALNIIVAIGDALLSISSSNSIFPNTTPNIKPSNIILNEKNEPFISPFNLFESLHQNEIIQELKKMSDKQNESDSLEASAYQLPERFSHHNPNHPTFDQSAQYLLGILAYEILTGKTPRVLEDYHKLEQEGDSAFRDLRSLEEIRSCRNDCPEILQNTIYRMTEHEPKKRYATLEDALKIIRNVNFYLNTVKESYIRCLNKKDSDKSFIQIFYDKFIEKEDVKAQFIGFNERELNNQDKRWHIQYQQLEEAIILLFAYYEQKQNLPEQNEQEEPNILSRIANSHSKIPHEFYSTFVSNLIETVKNTDPECTKESEKNENSSYTKLVTEAWEEVLRPGIEYMQKYQGKK; translated from the coding sequence ATGGCAAAGAAGAAAATTTTAATTTTAGCATCGCTTCCTAATAACCATTCTTACCTAGATTTAAAGACTGAAATCAATAAAATTACGACTGCTTATGCTAAATTCAACCAACTTGAAAACACTATTAAAGAAAAAGGAAATAATGTATTTGAAATAACAACAATAAGTAATGTAAGTTTGAAAACTATGTCAGAAGCGATTCAAACAGAAAAGCCTTCTATAGTCCATTTTTGCGGACACGGTATGGAGAATGGCTGCTTAATATTCGAGAGTGATAATGGGACAGCAGAACCTGTAAAACCAGAAGGTTTGGCTGCTTTTTTTAAGCAACATACTAGTCATGTTCAATGTGTATTACTTAATGCTTGCTATTCAGCTAAAACTGCACATTTAATGTGCCAACATATTAATTATGTCATTGGTATGAACCAGGAGATTCTAGATGAATCTGCAATTAAATTTGCTGAAGGATTTTATGAATATATAGCTAACAGTCATATAAATAATCAAAATGCTATCCAACAATATAGTGAGATCGCAAAAGCTTTTGAATTAGGCAAAGCTCGCATTCAAGCTAAAGCAGAATCTAATTTTCAAGAGAAGATTCCAGTGTTGGAAATAAAACTTGCAGAAAAAAAGAAAAAACTAGTTTCTATATTACCGAAAGCAAGATACACATTAGATTTATCACCACCTAAAGAAGGTAGTCTGGCGATAGTTTTTAAAGCTAATGACAATATTTTAAAACGTGATGTAGCTATTAAAGTATTTTACGAAGAAAATTTACAGCAGCCGTTTGACAAAGGTATTCAAGAAGCAGTGAAAATTTCAGATAGGTCAAATTTTATTACTATTTATGATGTTAATTTAAATAAAATTCCTTACTACTATGTGATGCAGTATGTTGAAGGTAAAACCCTTCGAGAAAAAATTAATACTCGGGATAAGCTACGGTTTAACGACGCACTTAACATTATTGTAGCCATTGGGGATGCACTTCTTAGTATTTCGAGTTCAAATTCTATTTTTCCCAATACTACTCCTAATATCAAACCATCAAATATTATACTGAATGAAAAAAATGAACCTTTTATCTCACCTTTTAACTTGTTTGAAAGCTTGCATCAGAACGAAATAATACAAGAACTTAAAAAGATGTCTGATAAACAAAATGAATCAGACTCTTTAGAAGCGTCAGCATACCAACTTCCCGAACGCTTTAGTCATCATAACCCAAATCATCCAACGTTCGATCAATCTGCTCAATACCTGCTTGGAATTTTAGCGTATGAGATTCTCACAGGCAAGACACCACGTGTGCTGGAAGATTATCACAAATTGGAACAAGAAGGGGATAGTGCATTTAGAGATTTGCGTTCTTTGGAAGAGATTCGCAGTTGTCGTAACGATTGCCCGGAAATTCTTCAGAACACTATTTATAGAATGACAGAGCATGAACCAAAAAAACGTTATGCCACACTTGAGGATGCGTTAAAAATAATTCGGAATGTAAACTTTTATTTAAATACGGTCAAGGAAAGTTACATAAGGTGTCTAAACAAAAAAGACTCTGATAAGAGCTTTATTCAAATTTTTTATGATAAATTTATAGAAAAAGAGGATGTTAAGGCGCAATTTATAGGTTTTAACGAGCGAGAGTTAAATAATCAAGATAAAAGGTGGCATATACAGTATCAGCAACTTGAAGAAGCTATTATATTGTTATTCGCTTATTATGAACAGAAACAAAATTTGCCTGAGCAGAACGAGCAAGAAGAACCTAATATTCTCAGTCGGATAGCAAATTCTCACAGTAAGATTCCACATGAGTTCTATAGCACTTTTGTCTCTAATTTAATAGAAACAGTAAAAAACACAGATCCTGAGTGTACAAAGGAGTCTGAGAAAAACGAAAATTCAAGTTATACAAAACTAGTGACAGAGGCTTGGGAAGAAGTTTTACGTCCAGGAATTGAATATATGCAAAAATATCAAGGAAAAAAGTAA